A portion of the Bactrocera neohumeralis isolate Rockhampton chromosome 2, APGP_CSIRO_Bneo_wtdbg2-racon-allhic-juicebox.fasta_v2, whole genome shotgun sequence genome contains these proteins:
- the LOC126755527 gene encoding mitochondrial pyruvate carrier 1, translated as MAQRAPNKNLVAQLVNQLKSKEFRQYLMSTHFWGPVANWGIPLAAIADFKKEPKFISGKMTLALTLYSCVFMRFAWKVQPRNMLLFACHFTNATAQTIQGIRFIKYEFLEKKNTA; from the exons ATGGCCCAACGTGCACCTAACAAAAATCTTGTCGCCCAATTGGTGAACCAATTGAAGAGTAAGGAGTTCCGCCAATATTTAATGAG CACACATTTCTGGGGTCCCGTAGCTAATTGGGGTATACCACTGGCAGCAATTGCAGATTTCAAGAAAgaaccaaaatttatttcaggAAAAATGACACTTg CTCTTACACTTTATTCTTGTGTATTTATGAGATTTGCTTGGAAGGTGCAACCCAGGAATATGCTGCTATTCGCTTGCCATTTCACAAACGCCACTGCCCAAACAATACAAGGAatacgtttcatcaaatatgaatttttagagAAGAAGAATACGGCGTAA